In Bos mutus isolate GX-2022 chromosome 10, NWIPB_WYAK_1.1, whole genome shotgun sequence, a single window of DNA contains:
- the PPM1A gene encoding protein phosphatase 1A: protein MGAFLDKPKMEKHNAQGQGNGLRYGLSSMQGWRVEMEDAHTAVIGLPSGLETWSFFAVYDGHAGSQVAKYCCEHLLDHITNNQDFKGSAGAPSVENVKNGIRTGFLEIDEHMRVMSEKKHGADRSGSTAVGVLISPQHTYFINCGDSRGLLCRNRKVYFFTQDHKPSNPLEKERIQNAGGSVMIQRVNGSLAVSRALGDFDYKCVHGKGPTEQLVSPEPEVHDIERSEEDDQFIILACDGIWDVMGNEELCDFVRSRLEVTDDLEKVCNEVVDTCLYKGSRDNMSVILICFPNAPKVSPEAVKKEEELDKYLESRVEEIIKKQGEGVPDLVHVMRTLASENIPSLPPGGELASKRNVIEAVYNRLNPYKNDDTDSTSTDDMW from the exons ATGGGAGCATTTTTAGACAAACCAAAGATGGAAAAACATAATGCCCAGGGGCAGGGTAATGGGTTGCGATATGGGCTAAGCAGCATGCAAGGCTGGCGAGTTGAAATGGAGGATGCACATACTGCTGTGATCGGTCTGCCAAGTGGACTTGAAACATGGTCATTCTTTGCTGTGTATGATGGGCATGCTGGTTCTCAGGTTGCCAAATACTGCTGTGAGCATTTGTTAGATCACATCACCAATAACCAGGATTTTAAAGGGTCTGCAGGAGCACCTTCTGTGGAAAATGTAAAGAATGGAATCAGAACAGGCTTCCTGGAGATTGATGAACATATGAGAGTTATGTCAGAGAAGAAACATGGTGCTGATAGGAGTGGGTCAACAGCTGTGGGTGTCTTAATTTCTCCTCAACACACGTATTTCATTAACTGTGGAGACTCAAGAGGTTTACTTTGTAGGAACAGGAAAGTTTACTTCTTCACACAAGATCACAAACCAAGTAATCCGCTGGAAAAAGAACGAATTCAGAATGCAGGTGGTTCTGTAATGATTCAGCGTGTGAACGGCTCTCTGGCTGTGTCGAGGGCCCTTGGGGACTTTGATTACAAATGTGTCCATGGAAAAGGTCCTACAGAGCAGCTTGTTTCACCAGAGCCTGAAGTCCATGATATTGAAAGATCTGAAGAAGATGATCAATTCATTATTCTTgcatgtgatggtatttgggaTGTCATGGGAAATGAAGAGCTCTGTGATTTTGTAAGATCCAGACTTGAAGTCACTGATGACCTTGAGAAAGTTTGCAATGAAGTAGTCGACACCTGTTTGTATAAG GGAAGTCGAGACAACATGAGTGTGATATTGATCTGTTTTCCAAATGCACCCAAAGTATCGCCAGAAGCagtgaagaaggaggaagagttGGACAAATACCTGGAAAGCAGAGTAGAAG AAATCATAAAGAAGCAGGGGGAAGGCGTCCCTGACTTAGTCCATGTGATGCGCACATTAGCGAGTGAGAACATACCCAGCCTCCCACCAGGGGGTGAACTGGCAAGCAA